One genomic window of Malaciobacter molluscorum LMG 25693 includes the following:
- the rpmG gene encoding 50S ribosomal protein L33 — translation MAADRIKIGLKCEECGDINYTTWKNPKTHSEKFQVKKYSPRLKKHTIHKEVKLKS, via the coding sequence ATGGCAGCAGATAGAATAAAAATCGGATTAAAATGCGAGGAGTGTGGTGATATTAACTACACTACTTGGAAAAACCCTAAAACTCATAGTGAAAAGTTTCAGGTTAAAAAATATAGTCCAAGATTAAAAAAACACACAATTCATAAAGAAGTTAAGTTAAAGTCTTAG